The segment GCGTCGGTGATGCCGTGCACGGCGAGCGCACCGGCATCCACCTCGCGATCGGGCTTGAGGTACGCGTGAAAGTGTCGCCCGGTCAACCGCCTGTTGACGACTTCAACGCCGCCGATCTCGATGACCCGGTGTCCGAGGCCGGGGTCGATGCCGGTCGTCTCGGTGTCCAGTACGATCTGTCGCATGCCCGCCCTCTAGAGTTCGTCGATGCCGCGGTTCGCCAACGCGTCGGCGCGCTCGTTCTCCGGGTGCCCGGCGTGGCCCTTGACCCAGCGCCAGTCGACCGTGTGGCGTGACGCCGCCTCGTCGAGCGCTTGCCACAACTCGGCGTTCTTGACCGGTTTTCGTGCGGCTGTGCGCCAGCCGTTGCGTTTCCAGCCGCCGAGCCACTCGGTGATGCCTTTGCGCACATACTGGGAATCCGTGGTCAGCACCACGTCGCAGGGCCGAGTCAGCGTCGTGAGCGCGTTGATGGCCGCAGTCAGCTCCATTCGGTTGTTGGTGGTCTGCGCTTCGCCACCGTACAACTCCCGCTCCTGGCCTGCGGACCGCAGCACGGCGCCCCACCCGCCGGGCCCCGGGTTGCCGCGGCAGGCGCCGTCCGTGAAGATTTCTACCGAATCTGACATGGCAAGTCAGGCACTCACATGAACTCAATGTGTGTCAATGATACCGCAGACGGCTGACACGGCGACCGGCGGCTCGCGCGCCCGCCTTCCCGGGCACGCAGTCGCTCAGGCTGTCGGGTCCTGACTGCGTGCGCTGCGATCGCTCGAGTGATGTGCAAAGGCGCCGGCGACGACGGCCTTGCGCCCACGCTGGCGAGCACGCTCCAGGTGCGCCGGGTTGAGCGGGATGGATTGCTTGCGGGCCAGCAGGACGTAGACCGGCGCACCGAGCTCGCGCAGCGCACGCACGCCGCGGCGCACCCGGCTGCCCGCCGGCAGCGTCCCGTAAACCGAGGCCGGCCCGACGCCGACGCGTTCGAGCACGTTGAAATCCAGCACCGACAGCCAGTCGACAACCCGGCTCGCACTGAAGAAGTGGCCGCGCCACGGCATGCCCTTGCGCCACTGGAAAAGCGCCCGCCGCGCACCCCAGGCACTCCACAGGTTGAAGCCCATGAGCACCAGGAAACC is part of the Pseudomonadota bacterium genome and harbors:
- a CDS encoding methyltransferase domain-containing protein, translated to MENLTANRLDWSRDQPLLARWYAAPVGRAVLRHTRQRLEEQLPKVFGHRALQVGALGPDGQLLDDTATLRRLVLDPRGAAVGADVVGDAQQLPFADNSLHVVYLPHTLDYCDVPHQVLREANRVLTDDGFLVLMGFNLWSAWGARRALFQWRKGMPWRGHFFSASRVVDWLSVLDFNVLERVGVGPASVYGTLPAGSRVRRGVRALRELGAPVYVLLARKQSIPLNPAHLERARQRGRKAVVAGAFAHHSSDRSARSQDPTA
- the rnhA gene encoding ribonuclease HI; translated protein: MSDSVEIFTDGACRGNPGPGGWGAVLRSAGQERELYGGEAQTTNNRMELTAAINALTTLTRPCDVVLTTDSQYVRKGITEWLGGWKRNGWRTAARKPVKNAELWQALDEAASRHTVDWRWVKGHAGHPENERADALANRGIDEL